Part of the Halorhabdus utahensis DSM 12940 genome, CGTCCGGGCGTCCCGAATCTTCCACGTGTCCTGGAAGATCGAGTAGTCGTTGTCGAGGATCACGATGTCCTCGCCGGTCCGGGCGTCGCTGAGGACGTAGTCGCCGGCCACATCGAGGATTCCGCCCGCCGTGACGGTGAAAACCTCCTCGCCGTCGGCGTCGACGAACGGGAACTTCTCCTTCAGCTTGAACATCTTTTGCTTGCCCCGAAGCACGACGTTCCCCTGCTCGTCCTCGGCCCGGTACTTGTTGCGAATCAGCGACTGGACGACGGTGTATCGGTCGTCGGTCAACTCGATGCCCTCGATGTCGTAACTCTCGGCCATGTGCGGAAGTGACCTCGCTCTCGTATATATACGCACGTTTCCGTGTCAGTTGCTCGCACCCGCTGTGTCGCGTCTCGGCCAACCGGAACGGGTGCGATACGATTCGGATGGCGTCGATGCGATCAGGATGGCGTTGATACGATCAGGATGGCGCCGATGCGAACCCCCAGACGCCCCGGTCGGCCGCCTGGGCCCGCGACTCCGCCGCGGCGAAGCGATCGTACAGCTGGA contains:
- a CDS encoding LURP-one-related/scramblase family protein — encoded protein: MAESYDIEGIELTDDRYTVVQSLIRNKYRAEDEQGNVVLRGKQKMFKLKEKFPFVDADGEEVFTVTAGGILDVAGDYVLSDARTGEDIVILDNDYSIFQDTWKIRDARTEAKLAEINSRGALVTLARAYVPFGGWIPHKYEITDLDGDHVGRIDGELSLKDRYDIVIDDTSDVPREPIVAAAMVVDAIQGH